A window of Oncorhynchus kisutch isolate 150728-3 linkage group LG10, Okis_V2, whole genome shotgun sequence contains these coding sequences:
- the shank1 gene encoding SH3 and multiple ankyrin repeat domains protein 1 isoform X4 produces MGSVSSNTVTAAGGQRRRLYSAVPGRVFVATRSHSAQGDREISISKGDKVKVLSVGEGGFWEGTVKGRTGWFPSDCVEEVAVRSQDNRSESRSEKAKRLFRHYTVGSYDSFDAPSDYIIKEKTVLLQKKDSEGFGFVLRGAKAQTPIEEFTPTPAFPALQYLESVDEGGVAWRAGLRMGDFLIEVNGQNVVKVGHRQVVNMIRQGGNALMVKVVMVTRNPDMEDGQRKKIPQQSKRLSTPAIALRSKSMTSELEEMVERAATPWKKNSEFETSQVTEKKRTVYQMALNKLDEILAAAQQTISTNEGQGTRGQGARRDRSRGSFYANEPNYDQSEMGMTGLGYDRAHFTSGHAPPHGVTEEEKSHLNPPAMKFARSLSVPGPDDIPPPPTTAPPDPPFSSAPPLGWRGGKSSQQPSVAVSQSTSTAAHYQLYSQSVHFTHGGREMAGGPSTGAGGGGVDHTHQYSNAPAHAAQSRTASRKGGYPGEPVGSGGGGGVGGGKAAGLRRGYSNAAPPSGSATVMPQQQQTTQSQPQRADRSAAGGAGEGVPKGGGARRGKGPLVKQSKVDDLRAGQGTLGGKAPVEKSSIPIPTIIVKAPSISSGSGRSSQGSSVEAEPTPPGETDRTQPPHGPPSTPAPPPPAPPSIPAPPPPSLRGQDSDFTSQFGAAIVGAARRDRERFHEARRKSASIFMSAEEEVGPGGGGGGGGAGRTQTSQQQQFSPQSGATPPRLRPSKSIDEGMFSGDTFIHHTRSMPPAFGLPEYSSPAPDYQPKSVPADFYGASSRQQVPSGTTFIHPLTGKVLDPSSPLGLALAARERALKDDGRMRRERGTEHQFVRQMSSVVTFPSQATSPTPASSATHSSSSSYLVTSSSLAATTSSTSRPPSPRILRGAGWGEEGGGGEREREGGGAREGLRVRFSEDKTVHTHHYQSQHYQPSYREERQRERSRERERSRERERDREGYMRQQTAPSQQPPQLSSQQPRQASFLRMESEAGYILSLTPPSPPATAAPSHPQGGGGSGGSGLMVLPPPAPSVDVDDEFVFADPLPPPLEFANSFDRGGMSGYTHRAIINNLASRQQQPPPPPPPPPPPPPKDMFISGFPAHTPLPSPQAGDSTTSSLTSYDSEVANLTQSGNSPTQTSPNPLPPPSPSSLQLTGPPPPPSVSPPPPPSSFHRPSLAMTHSHHLYNSTHTGRSSPSHGRSSPTPPPKGRFSPTQGRFSPTQGRSSPTQGRSSPTQGRPSTIHRSSSPTPPPHSIAGSPSYRGPPPISSTAASSGPFRGSAALTSTAPCTTTTTTTAATTTRTSVQPHQDRTHPAPSGSTVAGRRIGEHHPHPTAKAGESQETVVDSGIEELDSRSSSDHHLDNILAMSGGARERLEERLERGREGGGGGEGDRAGGADLLESYMSYLDGQTFDMHNATAAVSTYPKSGRFREGGRAAELRRETGTAPPSFQSHRRREEEEEEEEGEEGEEEDDGGREGYGMTQNLGRPTSPYFDRPRTPEMKPLWGSEGQLVGDQGTYLEGRRLYPPISSMKASIINELSNKLQQRGSQRSLSRHRNRFSEDSASALSPPSVRSLSPSPIHHSQPALSLSPTPSSQYPNWNRPPSPQPPVAAVQPPPRSHSPLSSPTYSPYPTSPKHRPVYRTKALEFQFIPSRESRKAESHHLQRRRAPSPLISPSERPKLGPPRPSSLPLLPTTPLYSSLYELRGSMTPPSPANHMGDPYFSPSPPLFAPSGAPPPPNASLLVSRSLSPTHFLSGSSSPPLHPLPAPPCLSYPHLPPPSPSKPFASKPLPYWTKYDVADWLGYLNLGEHREHFLDNEIDGTHLPSLTKEDYLDLGVTRVGHRMNIDRALKRVTDRLSSSPFPISALSPRGRRDDGSRS; encoded by the exons TGACTATATCATCAAGGAGAAGACAGTGCTTCTGCAGAAAAAAGACAGTGAGGGTTTTGGCTTTGTGCTGAGAGGAGCCAAGG CTCAGACCCCCATCGAGGAGTTCACTCCCACCCCAGCCTTCCCAGCACTGCAGTACCTGGAGTCTGTCGATGAAGGAGGCGTGGCCTGGAGAGCCGGTCTGAGAATGGGAGACTTCCTCATTGAG GTGAATGGTCAGAATGTGGTGAAGGTGGGACACAGGCAGGTGGTCAACATGATCAGGCAAGGTGGAAACGCCCTCATGGTCAAGGTTGTCATGGTGACACGCAACCCTGACATGGAGGATGGCCAGAGAAAGAAAA TCCCCCAGCAGAGTAAAAGACTAAGCACTCCGGCCATCGCTCTCCGCTCCAAATCCATGACCTCAGAACTGGAGGAGATGG TGGAGAGAG CTGCTACCCCCTGGAAAAAGAATTCAG AATTCGAGACTTCACAAGTTACAGAGAAGAAGAGGACAGTCTATCAGATGGCTTTGA aTAAGCTAGATGAGATCCTGGCAGCAGCTCAGCAGACAATCAGCACCAATGAGGGGCAAGGGACGCGGGGTCAGGGGGCAAGGAGAGACAGGAGCCGGGGCTCCTTTTAcgccaatgag CCAAATTACGACCAGTCAGAAATGGGGATGACCGGGCTGGGCTATGACCGCGCCCACTTCACATCAGGCCACGCCCCTCCACACG GGGTGACTGAAGAGGAGAAGTCCCATCTCAATCCTCCGGCCATGAAGTTTGCCCGAAGTCTCTCGGTTCCCGGCCCAGATGACATCCCCCCGCCCCCCACCACCGCCCCGCCAGACCCCCCCTTCTCCTCCGCCCCACCGCTGGGCTGGAGAGGGGGCAAGTcttcccagcagccctctgtggCTGTGTCCCAGTCCACCTCCACAGCAGCCCACTACCAGCTCTACTCTCAGTCTGTGCACTTCACCCACGGGGGCCGCGAAATGGCAGGGGGGCCCAGTACCGGcgctggaggaggaggggtggaccACACGCACCAGTACTCTAATGCCCCCGCCCACGCCGCTCAGAGCAGGACTGCCTCTAGGAAAGGGGGCTACCCAGGGGAGCCTGTTGGatcaggagggggaggaggagtgggggggggCAAGGCTGCAGGTCTAAGGAGGGGCTACAGTAACGCCGCCCCACCTTCAGGCAGTGCCACAGTGATGCCCcagcagcagcagaccacccAGAGCCAGCCGCAGAGGGCAGACCGCAGTGCGGCTGGGGGGGCTGGAGAGGGAGTACCTAAAGGAGGGGGGGCGCGGAGAGGGAAGGGCCCTCTGGTAAAGCAGTCCAAGGTGGACGACTTGCGGGCTGGCCAGGGCACGCTGGGGGGCAAGGCCCCAGTGGAGAagagctccatccccatccccaccaTCATAGTCAAGGCCCCCTCCATCAGCAGTGGCAGTGGCCGCAGCAGTCAGGGCAGCAGTGTGGAGGCTGAGCCCACCCCCCCAGGGGAGACCGACAGAACCCAACCCCCCCACGGACCCCCTTCCACCCCAGCCCCGCCACCCCctgctcctccctccatcccggcCCCTCCACCACCTTCCCTCCGAGGCCAGGATAGTGACTTCACCAGCCAGTTTGGGGCGGCCATCGTGGGCGCAGCCCGCCGGGACAGGGAACGCTTCCATGAGGCCCGCAGGAAGAGCGCCTCCATCTTCATGTCTGCTGAGGAGGAGGTGGggccagggggaggaggaggaggagggggggcaggtagGACACAGACCTCTCAGCAGCAGCAGTTCAGCCCCCAATCCGGTGCCACCCCCCCACGCCTCCGGCCCTCCAAGTCCATCGACGAGGGCATGTTCTCTGGGGACACCTTCATCCACCACACCCGCAGCATGCCCCCTGCCTTCGGCCTGCCAGAGTACTCTTCCCCGGCTCCAGACTACCAGCCCAAGTCTGTTCCGGCTGACTTCTACGGGGCGTCAAGCCGGCAGCAGGTCCCCTCTGGCACCACCTTCATCCACCCCCTGACAGGAAAGGTCCTGGACCCCTCGTCCCCCCTGGGTCTGGCCCTGGCTGCCAGGGAGCGGGCCCTGAAGGACGACGgcaggatgaggagggagagagggaccgaGCACCAGTTTGTACGACAGATGTCCAGTGTGGTGACATTCCCCTCCCAGGCCACCTCACCCACACCGGCTTCCTCAGCCACCCATTCCTCCAGCTCCTCCTACCTGGTCACCTCCTCATCCCTAGccgccaccacctcctccaccagccGACCCCCTTCCCCTAGGATCCTCAGGGGTGCAGGCTGGggcgaggaggggggaggaggggagcggGAGAGGGAGGGTGGCGGGGCcagagaggggctgagggtgCGCTTCTCTGAGGACAAAACAGTCCACACACATCACTACCAGTCCCAGCACTACCAACCCTCCTACAGggaagaaagacagagggagaggtcgagagagagggagaggtcgaGAGAAAGGGAGCGGGACAGAGAGGGGTACATGAGGCAGCAGACAGCCCCTAGCCAGCAGCCCCCTCAGCTGTCGTCCCAGCAGCCTCGCCAGGCCTCGTTTCTGAGGATGGAGAGTGAGGCAGGCTACATCCTGTCTCtcacccctccatctccccccgcTACAGCCGCCCCGTCTCACCCTCAGGGGGGAGGGGGTTCCGGGGGCAGTGGCCTCATGGTTCTGCCGCCCCCTGCCCCCTCTGTGGATGTGGATGATGAGTTTGTGTTTGCTGACCCACTGCCCCCTCCGCTGGAGTTTGCCAACAGCTTTGACCGGGGTGGAATGTCAGGTTACACACACCGTGCCATTATCAACAACCTGGCCTCACGCCAGCAGcagcccccaccccctccccctcctcccccaccaccccctccAAAAGACATGTTTATCAGTGGGTTCCCGGCCCACACCCCCCTACCCTCCCCACAGGCGGGGGACTCTACCACCTCCAGCCTTACCTCCTATGACAGTGAGGTGGCCAACCTGACCCAGTCAGGAAACTCCCCCACTCAGACATCACCCAACCCCCTTCCTCCACCCTCACCCTCCAGCCTCCAGCTCACAGGACCCCcgcctcctccctctgtctcccccccacccccacccagctCCTTTCACAGACCCTCCCTTGCCATGACCCACTCTCACCACCTCTACAACAGCACGCACACCGGGCGCTCCTCTCCTTCCCATGGGCGctcctcccccactcctcctcccaaAGGTCGCTTCTCCCCCACCCAGGGTCGCTTCTCCCCCACCCAGGGTCGCTCCTCCCCCACCCAGGGTCGCTCCTCCCCCACCCAGGGTCGCCCCTCCACCATCCATAGGAGCTcatcccccacccctcctccccactccatTGCAGGTTCCCCATCCTACCGTGgtccccctcccatctcctccaccGCAGCCTCCTCTGGCCCCTTCCGGGGCTCTGCAGCCCTGACTTCCACTGctccctgtaccaccaccaccaccaccaccgctgcCACCACCACGAGGACCTCAGTCCAGCCCCACCAGGACAGGACACACCCAGCCCCCTCTGGTTCTACAGTGGCCGGCCGCAGGATAGGGGAGCACCACCCTCACCCCACAGCCAAGGCAGGGGAGTCCCAGGAGACGGTGGTGGACTCTGGGATAGAGGAGCTGGACAGCCGCAGCAGCAGTGACCACCACCTGGACAACATCCTGGCCATGAGCGGAGGAGCCAGAGAGAGGCTGGaagagaggctggagagagggagggagggaggaggaggaggggagggagacagggcggGAGGAGCAGACCTCCTGGAGTCGTACATGAGCTACCTGGACGGACAGACGTTTGACATGCACAACGCCACAGCCGCCGTCTCCACCTACCCCAAATCAGGCAGGTTCAGGGAGGGGGGGCGTGCGGCCGAACTACGCAGAGAGACCGGTACCGCCCCGCCCTCCTTCCAGTCACACAgacggagggaggaagaggaagaggaggaggagggcgaggaaggagaggaggaggacgatggaggacggGAGGGTTATGGGATGACACAGAATTTGGGGCGTCCCACGTCACCATACTTTGACCGGCCCCGGACCCCTGAGATGAAGCCTCTGTGGGGGTCAGAGGGTCAGTTAGTAGGGGACCAGGGGACCTACCTGGAGGGCCGGAGGCTGTACCCCCCCATATCCAGCATGAAGGCCAGCATCATCAATGAGCTCAGCAACAAACTGCAgcagagagggagccagagatcactAAGTAGACACAG AAACAG GTTTTCAGAAGACTCTGCCTCGGCCCTGAGCCCCCCCTCAGTTCgttccctgtccccctcccctatCCACCACTCCCAGCCcgccctgtccctgtcccccacCCCTTCCTCCCAGTACCCCAACTGGAACCGTCCCCCGTCCCCCCAGCCCCCTGTGGCTGCCGTACAGCCCCCTCCGCGCTCCCActcccccctgtcctcccccaccTACTCCCCTTATCCCACCTCCCCTAAACACCGGCCTGTGTATCGCACCAAAGCCCTGGAGTTCCAGTTCATTCCAAGTAGAGAGTCCAGGAAGGCAGAGTCCCACCACCTGCAGCGTAGGAGAGCCCCCagtcccctcatctccccctcaGAGAGGCCCAAACTGGGTCCCCCccgcccctcctccctccccctcctccccaccacACCCCTCTACAGCAGCCTCTACGAGCTCCGCGGCTCTATGACCCCGCCCTCGCCCGCTAACCACATGGGGGACCCCTActtctccccttcccctcctctcttcgcCCCCTCTGGCGCCCCTCCTCCCCCAAACGCCTCCCTGTtggtgtctcgctctctctcccccacacactTTTTATCTGGTAGCTCATCCCCTCCCCTGCACCCTCTCCCCGCTCCCCCCTGCCTGAGctacccccacctccctcccccatccccctccaAGCCCTTTGCCTCCAAGCCACTGCCTTATTGGACCAAATACGACGTGGCTGATTGGCTGGGATACCTGAACCTGGGCGAGCACAGGGAGCATTTCCTGGACAACGAGATCGACGGCACTCACCTGCCCTCCCTCACCAAGGAGGACTATCTGGACCTGGGGGTGACGCGTGTTGGACACCGCATGAACATTGACCGTGCTCTGAAGAGAGTGACTGACAG GCTCTCCAGCTCTCCTTTTCCCATTTCTGCTCTGTCACCACGAGGAAGAAGGGATGATGGGAGTCGGAGCTGA
- the shank1 gene encoding SH3 and multiple ankyrin repeat domains protein 1 isoform X3 yields the protein MGSVSSNTVTAAGGQRRRLYSAVPGRVFVATRSHSAQGDREISISKGDKVKVLSVGEGGFWEGTVKGRTGWFPSDCVEEVAVRSQDNRSESRSEKAKRLFRHYTVGSYDSFDAPSDYIIKEKTVLLQKKDSEGFGFVLRGAKAQTPIEEFTPTPAFPALQYLESVDEGGVAWRAGLRMGDFLIEVNGQNVVKVGHRQVVNMIRQGGNALMVKVVMVTRNPDMEDGQRKKIPQQSKRLSTPAIALRSKSMTSELEEMAATPWKKNSEFETSQVTEKKRTVYQMALNKLDEILAAAQQTISTNEGQGTRGQGARRDRSRGSFYANEPNYDQSEMGMTGLGYDRAHFTSGHAPPHGMLRQKSIGVTEEEKSHLNPPAMKFARSLSVPGPDDIPPPPTTAPPDPPFSSAPPLGWRGGKSSQQPSVAVSQSTSTAAHYQLYSQSVHFTHGGREMAGGPSTGAGGGGVDHTHQYSNAPAHAAQSRTASRKGGYPGEPVGSGGGGGVGGGKAAGLRRGYSNAAPPSGSATVMPQQQQTTQSQPQRADRSAAGGAGEGVPKGGGARRGKGPLVKQSKVDDLRAGQGTLGGKAPVEKSSIPIPTIIVKAPSISSGSGRSSQGSSVEAEPTPPGETDRTQPPHGPPSTPAPPPPAPPSIPAPPPPSLRGQDSDFTSQFGAAIVGAARRDRERFHEARRKSASIFMSAEEEVGPGGGGGGGGAGRTQTSQQQQFSPQSGATPPRLRPSKSIDEGMFSGDTFIHHTRSMPPAFGLPEYSSPAPDYQPKSVPADFYGASSRQQVPSGTTFIHPLTGKVLDPSSPLGLALAARERALKDDGRMRRERGTEHQFVRQMSSVVTFPSQATSPTPASSATHSSSSSYLVTSSSLAATTSSTSRPPSPRILRGAGWGEEGGGGEREREGGGAREGLRVRFSEDKTVHTHHYQSQHYQPSYREERQRERSRERERSRERERDREGYMRQQTAPSQQPPQLSSQQPRQASFLRMESEAGYILSLTPPSPPATAAPSHPQGGGGSGGSGLMVLPPPAPSVDVDDEFVFADPLPPPLEFANSFDRGGMSGYTHRAIINNLASRQQQPPPPPPPPPPPPPKDMFISGFPAHTPLPSPQAGDSTTSSLTSYDSEVANLTQSGNSPTQTSPNPLPPPSPSSLQLTGPPPPPSVSPPPPPSSFHRPSLAMTHSHHLYNSTHTGRSSPSHGRSSPTPPPKGRFSPTQGRFSPTQGRSSPTQGRSSPTQGRPSTIHRSSSPTPPPHSIAGSPSYRGPPPISSTAASSGPFRGSAALTSTAPCTTTTTTTAATTTRTSVQPHQDRTHPAPSGSTVAGRRIGEHHPHPTAKAGESQETVVDSGIEELDSRSSSDHHLDNILAMSGGARERLEERLERGREGGGGGEGDRAGGADLLESYMSYLDGQTFDMHNATAAVSTYPKSGRFREGGRAAELRRETGTAPPSFQSHRRREEEEEEEEGEEGEEEDDGGREGYGMTQNLGRPTSPYFDRPRTPEMKPLWGSEGQLVGDQGTYLEGRRLYPPISSMKASIINELSNKLQQRGSQRSLSRHRNRFSEDSASALSPPSVRSLSPSPIHHSQPALSLSPTPSSQYPNWNRPPSPQPPVAAVQPPPRSHSPLSSPTYSPYPTSPKHRPVYRTKALEFQFIPSRESRKAESHHLQRRRAPSPLISPSERPKLGPPRPSSLPLLPTTPLYSSLYELRGSMTPPSPANHMGDPYFSPSPPLFAPSGAPPPPNASLLVSRSLSPTHFLSGSSSPPLHPLPAPPCLSYPHLPPPSPSKPFASKPLPYWTKYDVADWLGYLNLGEHREHFLDNEIDGTHLPSLTKEDYLDLGVTRVGHRMNIDRALKRVTDRLSSSPFPISALSPRGRRDDGSRS from the exons TGACTATATCATCAAGGAGAAGACAGTGCTTCTGCAGAAAAAAGACAGTGAGGGTTTTGGCTTTGTGCTGAGAGGAGCCAAGG CTCAGACCCCCATCGAGGAGTTCACTCCCACCCCAGCCTTCCCAGCACTGCAGTACCTGGAGTCTGTCGATGAAGGAGGCGTGGCCTGGAGAGCCGGTCTGAGAATGGGAGACTTCCTCATTGAG GTGAATGGTCAGAATGTGGTGAAGGTGGGACACAGGCAGGTGGTCAACATGATCAGGCAAGGTGGAAACGCCCTCATGGTCAAGGTTGTCATGGTGACACGCAACCCTGACATGGAGGATGGCCAGAGAAAGAAAA TCCCCCAGCAGAGTAAAAGACTAAGCACTCCGGCCATCGCTCTCCGCTCCAAATCCATGACCTCAGAACTGGAGGAGATGG CTGCTACCCCCTGGAAAAAGAATTCAG AATTCGAGACTTCACAAGTTACAGAGAAGAAGAGGACAGTCTATCAGATGGCTTTGA aTAAGCTAGATGAGATCCTGGCAGCAGCTCAGCAGACAATCAGCACCAATGAGGGGCAAGGGACGCGGGGTCAGGGGGCAAGGAGAGACAGGAGCCGGGGCTCCTTTTAcgccaatgag CCAAATTACGACCAGTCAGAAATGGGGATGACCGGGCTGGGCTATGACCGCGCCCACTTCACATCAGGCCACGCCCCTCCACACGGTATGCTGCGACAGAAATCCATCG GGGTGACTGAAGAGGAGAAGTCCCATCTCAATCCTCCGGCCATGAAGTTTGCCCGAAGTCTCTCGGTTCCCGGCCCAGATGACATCCCCCCGCCCCCCACCACCGCCCCGCCAGACCCCCCCTTCTCCTCCGCCCCACCGCTGGGCTGGAGAGGGGGCAAGTcttcccagcagccctctgtggCTGTGTCCCAGTCCACCTCCACAGCAGCCCACTACCAGCTCTACTCTCAGTCTGTGCACTTCACCCACGGGGGCCGCGAAATGGCAGGGGGGCCCAGTACCGGcgctggaggaggaggggtggaccACACGCACCAGTACTCTAATGCCCCCGCCCACGCCGCTCAGAGCAGGACTGCCTCTAGGAAAGGGGGCTACCCAGGGGAGCCTGTTGGatcaggagggggaggaggagtgggggggggCAAGGCTGCAGGTCTAAGGAGGGGCTACAGTAACGCCGCCCCACCTTCAGGCAGTGCCACAGTGATGCCCcagcagcagcagaccacccAGAGCCAGCCGCAGAGGGCAGACCGCAGTGCGGCTGGGGGGGCTGGAGAGGGAGTACCTAAAGGAGGGGGGGCGCGGAGAGGGAAGGGCCCTCTGGTAAAGCAGTCCAAGGTGGACGACTTGCGGGCTGGCCAGGGCACGCTGGGGGGCAAGGCCCCAGTGGAGAagagctccatccccatccccaccaTCATAGTCAAGGCCCCCTCCATCAGCAGTGGCAGTGGCCGCAGCAGTCAGGGCAGCAGTGTGGAGGCTGAGCCCACCCCCCCAGGGGAGACCGACAGAACCCAACCCCCCCACGGACCCCCTTCCACCCCAGCCCCGCCACCCCctgctcctccctccatcccggcCCCTCCACCACCTTCCCTCCGAGGCCAGGATAGTGACTTCACCAGCCAGTTTGGGGCGGCCATCGTGGGCGCAGCCCGCCGGGACAGGGAACGCTTCCATGAGGCCCGCAGGAAGAGCGCCTCCATCTTCATGTCTGCTGAGGAGGAGGTGGggccagggggaggaggaggaggagggggggcaggtagGACACAGACCTCTCAGCAGCAGCAGTTCAGCCCCCAATCCGGTGCCACCCCCCCACGCCTCCGGCCCTCCAAGTCCATCGACGAGGGCATGTTCTCTGGGGACACCTTCATCCACCACACCCGCAGCATGCCCCCTGCCTTCGGCCTGCCAGAGTACTCTTCCCCGGCTCCAGACTACCAGCCCAAGTCTGTTCCGGCTGACTTCTACGGGGCGTCAAGCCGGCAGCAGGTCCCCTCTGGCACCACCTTCATCCACCCCCTGACAGGAAAGGTCCTGGACCCCTCGTCCCCCCTGGGTCTGGCCCTGGCTGCCAGGGAGCGGGCCCTGAAGGACGACGgcaggatgaggagggagagagggaccgaGCACCAGTTTGTACGACAGATGTCCAGTGTGGTGACATTCCCCTCCCAGGCCACCTCACCCACACCGGCTTCCTCAGCCACCCATTCCTCCAGCTCCTCCTACCTGGTCACCTCCTCATCCCTAGccgccaccacctcctccaccagccGACCCCCTTCCCCTAGGATCCTCAGGGGTGCAGGCTGGggcgaggaggggggaggaggggagcggGAGAGGGAGGGTGGCGGGGCcagagaggggctgagggtgCGCTTCTCTGAGGACAAAACAGTCCACACACATCACTACCAGTCCCAGCACTACCAACCCTCCTACAGggaagaaagacagagggagaggtcgagagagagggagaggtcgaGAGAAAGGGAGCGGGACAGAGAGGGGTACATGAGGCAGCAGACAGCCCCTAGCCAGCAGCCCCCTCAGCTGTCGTCCCAGCAGCCTCGCCAGGCCTCGTTTCTGAGGATGGAGAGTGAGGCAGGCTACATCCTGTCTCtcacccctccatctccccccgcTACAGCCGCCCCGTCTCACCCTCAGGGGGGAGGGGGTTCCGGGGGCAGTGGCCTCATGGTTCTGCCGCCCCCTGCCCCCTCTGTGGATGTGGATGATGAGTTTGTGTTTGCTGACCCACTGCCCCCTCCGCTGGAGTTTGCCAACAGCTTTGACCGGGGTGGAATGTCAGGTTACACACACCGTGCCATTATCAACAACCTGGCCTCACGCCAGCAGcagcccccaccccctccccctcctcccccaccaccccctccAAAAGACATGTTTATCAGTGGGTTCCCGGCCCACACCCCCCTACCCTCCCCACAGGCGGGGGACTCTACCACCTCCAGCCTTACCTCCTATGACAGTGAGGTGGCCAACCTGACCCAGTCAGGAAACTCCCCCACTCAGACATCACCCAACCCCCTTCCTCCACCCTCACCCTCCAGCCTCCAGCTCACAGGACCCCcgcctcctccctctgtctcccccccacccccacccagctCCTTTCACAGACCCTCCCTTGCCATGACCCACTCTCACCACCTCTACAACAGCACGCACACCGGGCGCTCCTCTCCTTCCCATGGGCGctcctcccccactcctcctcccaaAGGTCGCTTCTCCCCCACCCAGGGTCGCTTCTCCCCCACCCAGGGTCGCTCCTCCCCCACCCAGGGTCGCTCCTCCCCCACCCAGGGTCGCCCCTCCACCATCCATAGGAGCTcatcccccacccctcctccccactccatTGCAGGTTCCCCATCCTACCGTGgtccccctcccatctcctccaccGCAGCCTCCTCTGGCCCCTTCCGGGGCTCTGCAGCCCTGACTTCCACTGctccctgtaccaccaccaccaccaccaccgctgcCACCACCACGAGGACCTCAGTCCAGCCCCACCAGGACAGGACACACCCAGCCCCCTCTGGTTCTACAGTGGCCGGCCGCAGGATAGGGGAGCACCACCCTCACCCCACAGCCAAGGCAGGGGAGTCCCAGGAGACGGTGGTGGACTCTGGGATAGAGGAGCTGGACAGCCGCAGCAGCAGTGACCACCACCTGGACAACATCCTGGCCATGAGCGGAGGAGCCAGAGAGAGGCTGGaagagaggctggagagagggagggagggaggaggaggaggggagggagacagggcggGAGGAGCAGACCTCCTGGAGTCGTACATGAGCTACCTGGACGGACAGACGTTTGACATGCACAACGCCACAGCCGCCGTCTCCACCTACCCCAAATCAGGCAGGTTCAGGGAGGGGGGGCGTGCGGCCGAACTACGCAGAGAGACCGGTACCGCCCCGCCCTCCTTCCAGTCACACAgacggagggaggaagaggaagaggaggaggagggcgaggaaggagaggaggaggacgatggaggacggGAGGGTTATGGGATGACACAGAATTTGGGGCGTCCCACGTCACCATACTTTGACCGGCCCCGGACCCCTGAGATGAAGCCTCTGTGGGGGTCAGAGGGTCAGTTAGTAGGGGACCAGGGGACCTACCTGGAGGGCCGGAGGCTGTACCCCCCCATATCCAGCATGAAGGCCAGCATCATCAATGAGCTCAGCAACAAACTGCAgcagagagggagccagagatcactAAGTAGACACAG AAACAG GTTTTCAGAAGACTCTGCCTCGGCCCTGAGCCCCCCCTCAGTTCgttccctgtccccctcccctatCCACCACTCCCAGCCcgccctgtccctgtcccccacCCCTTCCTCCCAGTACCCCAACTGGAACCGTCCCCCGTCCCCCCAGCCCCCTGTGGCTGCCGTACAGCCCCCTCCGCGCTCCCActcccccctgtcctcccccaccTACTCCCCTTATCCCACCTCCCCTAAACACCGGCCTGTGTATCGCACCAAAGCCCTGGAGTTCCAGTTCATTCCAAGTAGAGAGTCCAGGAAGGCAGAGTCCCACCACCTGCAGCGTAGGAGAGCCCCCagtcccctcatctccccctcaGAGAGGCCCAAACTGGGTCCCCCccgcccctcctccctccccctcctccccaccacACCCCTCTACAGCAGCCTCTACGAGCTCCGCGGCTCTATGACCCCGCCCTCGCCCGCTAACCACATGGGGGACCCCTActtctccccttcccctcctctcttcgcCCCCTCTGGCGCCCCTCCTCCCCCAAACGCCTCCCTGTtggtgtctcgctctctctcccccacacactTTTTATCTGGTAGCTCATCCCCTCCCCTGCACCCTCTCCCCGCTCCCCCCTGCCTGAGctacccccacctccctcccccatccccctccaAGCCCTTTGCCTCCAAGCCACTGCCTTATTGGACCAAATACGACGTGGCTGATTGGCTGGGATACCTGAACCTGGGCGAGCACAGGGAGCATTTCCTGGACAACGAGATCGACGGCACTCACCTGCCCTCCCTCACCAAGGAGGACTATCTGGACCTGGGGGTGACGCGTGTTGGACACCGCATGAACATTGACCGTGCTCTGAAGAGAGTGACTGACAG GCTCTCCAGCTCTCCTTTTCCCATTTCTGCTCTGTCACCACGAGGAAGAAGGGATGATGGGAGTCGGAGCTGA